A stretch of the Clarias gariepinus isolate MV-2021 ecotype Netherlands chromosome 26, CGAR_prim_01v2, whole genome shotgun sequence genome encodes the following:
- the LOC128514275 gene encoding zinc-binding protein A33-like isoform X2 — translation MATEEIYSEEDLSCPVCYDIFRDPVVLSCGHSVCKECVDAFWMKKECQECPVCKQLNLHEPVCNFTLKSLCDSHLEEYSMRYSAGSEQHCSLHNERLQLFCLEDKQPVCLICQISQHHNNHECYPIDEAADHLRKELQTALQPLQVKLDRFCQVKQSYHKTKTHIKAQQTEQHIRSEFKKLYQFLRFEEADRLLALRKEEDQKIQMIEGKIEEINNEISSLSKIIRTIEEDMWTEDIIFVQNFKTSMTRTRCFVQDTQMVSGALIDEAKHLGNLAFKVWAKIKDLVQYNPVILDPNTAHTSLILSEDLTSVTFDESQDMTHLPDNPERFETSVCVLGAEGFDSGSHCWDVEVGDRSLWEVGITTESNPKNAGLFYNGVWSVENNCGFYTRAPARPKSPFSAEGGLQRIRIHLDWDEGQVSFSDPLNDTDIKIFNHTFTEKVYPFFWSRRQSAPVRILPMTILPMTVLENE, via the exons ATGGCAACTGAAGAGATATATTCCGAAGAGGATCTCTCGTGTCCAGTTTGTTATGATATCTTCAGAGATCCTGTCGTCCTATCATGTGGCCACAGCGTCTGTAAGGAGTGCGTGGATGCGTTCTGGATGAAAAAGGAATGTCAAGAGTGTCCGGTGTGCAAACAGCTGAATCTACACGAGCCTGTGTGTAACTTCACATTGAAGAGTCTGTGTGATTCTCACTTAGAGGAATACAGTATGAGATATTCCGCAGGCTCTGAACAGCACTGCAGCTTACACAATGAGCGACTTCAACTCTTCTGTCTGGAAGATAAACAGCCTGTATGTCTTATTTGCCAAATATCTCAACATCACAACAACCATGAATGCTATCCCATAGATGAAGCTGCTGATCATCTTAGG AAAGAACTTCAAACTGCACTTCAGCCGCTACAGGTAAAGCTGGATCGCTTCTGTCAAGTTAAGCAGTCTTACCACAAAACTAAAACACACATTAAG GCCCAGCAAACTGAGCAGCATATACGAAGTGAGTTTAAGAAGCTGTACCAGTTTCTACGATTCGAAGAGGCAGACAGATTACTTGCTCTGCGAAAAGAAGAGGATCAGAAGATTCAGATGATAGAGGGGAAGATCGAGGAGATAAACAATGAGATATCGTCTCTGTCAAAAATCATCAGAACCATTGAAGAGGACATGTGGACTGAAGATATCATATTCGTACAG AACTTTAAGACCTCAATGACTAG AACTCGATGCTTCGTGCAGGATACACAGATGGTTTCAGGAGCGCTGATTGATGAAGCGAAGCACTTGGGCAACCTGGCATTCAAAGTGTGGGCAAAAATTAAGGACCTTGTGCAGTACA ATCCTGTTATTCTGGATCCCAACACAGCACATACATCCCTTATACTGTCTGAAGATCTGACCAGCGTGACATTCGATGAAAGCCAAGACATGACACACCTACCCGATAATCCGGAAAGGTTCGAAACAAGCGTGTGTGTCCTCGGTGCTGAGGGTTTTGACTCAGGGAGCCATTGCTGGGATGTTGAGGTTGGGGATAGGAGTTTGTGGGAGGTGGGAATAACCACAGAGTCTAATCCAAAAAATGCAGGGCTGTTTTATAATGGTGTCTGGAGTGTGGAGAATAACTGTGGTTTTTACACTCGCGCTCCTGCGCGGCCAAAATCTCCATTCTCCGCTGAGGGAGGACTTCAAAGAATCAGAATACACCTGGACTGGGATGAAGGACAGGTGTCCTTCTCTGACCCTCTTAATGACACtgatataaaaatttttaatcatACATTTACAGAGAAAGTCTATCCATTTTTTTGGAGTCGCAGGCAGAGCGCTCCTGTTAGGATTTTACCCATGACTATTTTACCCATGACAGTGCTTGAAAACGAATGA
- the LOC128514275 gene encoding zinc-binding protein A33-like isoform X1, whose translation MATEEIYSEEDLSCPVCYDIFRDPVVLSCGHSVCKECVDAFWMKKECQECPVCKQLNLHEPVCNFTLKSLCDSHLEEYSMRYSAGSEQHCSLHNERLQLFCLEDKQPVCLICQISQHHNNHECYPIDEAADHLRKELQTALQPLQVKLDRFCQVKQSYHKTKTHIKRQAQQTEQHIRSEFKKLYQFLRFEEADRLLALRKEEDQKIQMIEGKIEEINNEISSLSKIIRTIEEDMWTEDIIFVQNFKTSMTRTRCFVQDTQMVSGALIDEAKHLGNLAFKVWAKIKDLVQYNPVILDPNTAHTSLILSEDLTSVTFDESQDMTHLPDNPERFETSVCVLGAEGFDSGSHCWDVEVGDRSLWEVGITTESNPKNAGLFYNGVWSVENNCGFYTRAPARPKSPFSAEGGLQRIRIHLDWDEGQVSFSDPLNDTDIKIFNHTFTEKVYPFFWSRRQSAPVRILPMTILPMTVLENE comes from the exons ATGGCAACTGAAGAGATATATTCCGAAGAGGATCTCTCGTGTCCAGTTTGTTATGATATCTTCAGAGATCCTGTCGTCCTATCATGTGGCCACAGCGTCTGTAAGGAGTGCGTGGATGCGTTCTGGATGAAAAAGGAATGTCAAGAGTGTCCGGTGTGCAAACAGCTGAATCTACACGAGCCTGTGTGTAACTTCACATTGAAGAGTCTGTGTGATTCTCACTTAGAGGAATACAGTATGAGATATTCCGCAGGCTCTGAACAGCACTGCAGCTTACACAATGAGCGACTTCAACTCTTCTGTCTGGAAGATAAACAGCCTGTATGTCTTATTTGCCAAATATCTCAACATCACAACAACCATGAATGCTATCCCATAGATGAAGCTGCTGATCATCTTAGG AAAGAACTTCAAACTGCACTTCAGCCGCTACAGGTAAAGCTGGATCGCTTCTGTCAAGTTAAGCAGTCTTACCACAAAACTAAAACACACATTAAG AGGCAGGCCCAGCAAACTGAGCAGCATATACGAAGTGAGTTTAAGAAGCTGTACCAGTTTCTACGATTCGAAGAGGCAGACAGATTACTTGCTCTGCGAAAAGAAGAGGATCAGAAGATTCAGATGATAGAGGGGAAGATCGAGGAGATAAACAATGAGATATCGTCTCTGTCAAAAATCATCAGAACCATTGAAGAGGACATGTGGACTGAAGATATCATATTCGTACAG AACTTTAAGACCTCAATGACTAG AACTCGATGCTTCGTGCAGGATACACAGATGGTTTCAGGAGCGCTGATTGATGAAGCGAAGCACTTGGGCAACCTGGCATTCAAAGTGTGGGCAAAAATTAAGGACCTTGTGCAGTACA ATCCTGTTATTCTGGATCCCAACACAGCACATACATCCCTTATACTGTCTGAAGATCTGACCAGCGTGACATTCGATGAAAGCCAAGACATGACACACCTACCCGATAATCCGGAAAGGTTCGAAACAAGCGTGTGTGTCCTCGGTGCTGAGGGTTTTGACTCAGGGAGCCATTGCTGGGATGTTGAGGTTGGGGATAGGAGTTTGTGGGAGGTGGGAATAACCACAGAGTCTAATCCAAAAAATGCAGGGCTGTTTTATAATGGTGTCTGGAGTGTGGAGAATAACTGTGGTTTTTACACTCGCGCTCCTGCGCGGCCAAAATCTCCATTCTCCGCTGAGGGAGGACTTCAAAGAATCAGAATACACCTGGACTGGGATGAAGGACAGGTGTCCTTCTCTGACCCTCTTAATGACACtgatataaaaatttttaatcatACATTTACAGAGAAAGTCTATCCATTTTTTTGGAGTCGCAGGCAGAGCGCTCCTGTTAGGATTTTACCCATGACTATTTTACCCATGACAGTGCTTGAAAACGAATGA